The Paramisgurnus dabryanus chromosome 6, PD_genome_1.1, whole genome shotgun sequence genome has a window encoding:
- the cdc34b gene encoding cell division cycle 34 homolog (S. cerevisiae) b codes for MAQQSSAQVASSQKALMLEMKSLQEEPVEGFKITLVDEADLYNWEVAIFGPPNTHYEGGYFKARIKFPIDYPYSPPTFRFLTKMWHPNIYENGDVCISILHPPVDDPQSGELPSERWNPTQNVRTILLSVISLLNEPNTFSPANVDASVMYRKWRDSKGKDREYAEIIRKQVLATKAEAERDGVKVPTTLAEYCVPPRVPALDEGSDLLYDDYYDDEDIEDEDGEDCCYDEDDSGNEES; via the exons ATGGCCCAACAGAGTAGTGCTCAGGTCGCCAGCTCTCAAAAAGCTCTTATGTTGGAGATGAAGTCGCTGCAGGAAGAACCAGTGGAGGGTTTCAAGATCACATTAGTGGATGAAGCTGATCTCTACAATTGGGAAGTCGCGATATTTGGACCCCCAAACACTCATTACGAGGGGGGTTATTTCAAG GCTCGTATTAAGTTCCCCATCGATTATCCGTATTCACCACCCACGTTTCGATTCCTAACCAAAATGTGGCACCCTAACATCTATGAG AACGGCGATGTTTGTATCTCCATTCTTCATCCTCCAGTAGATGATCCACAGAGCGGAGAACTTCCCTCAGAGAGGTGGAACCCCACACAGAACGTCAG aaCGATCCTGTTGAGTGTCATCTCTCTGCTGAATGAACCAAACACATTTTCTCCTGCTAACGTCGACGCCTCCGTCATGTACCGCAAATGGAGAGACAGTAAAGGAAAAGACAGGGAATACGCAGAGATCATTAG GAAACAGGTTTTAGCCACTAAAGCAGAGGCAGAACGGGACGGTGTTAAAGTTCCCACCACGCTGGCGGAGTATTGCGTGCCTCCACGTGTCCCCGCGCTGGACGAGGGCTCTGACCTGTTATACGACGATTACTATGACGACGAAGACATAGAGGATGAGGATGGCGAGGACTGTTGCTATGATGAAGATGACTCTGGCAATGAGGAGTCATGA